A single window of Narcine bancroftii isolate sNarBan1 chromosome 1, sNarBan1.hap1, whole genome shotgun sequence DNA harbors:
- the LOC138741135 gene encoding oxysterols receptor LXR-alpha-like isoform X9 — protein sequence MFSKNMTENKVKCFKVSIFNQVKFFQLAEQHAEKRKKGPAPKMLGNEVCSVCGDKASGFHYNVLSCEGCKGFFRRSIIKSAQYSCKNGGQCEMDLYMRRKCQDCRLRKCRQAGMLERCVLSEEQIRRKKLKKLEEVVMKAVKVTPGSLSGWDIPKLNITQIEMIRRLVMAQQQCNKRSFGDQLKVTPWPQSIDSHSREVRQQRFAHFTELAIISVQELVDFSKHVPGFLDLTREDQIALLKTSTIEIMLLETSRRYDPQLECITFLDFSYNREDFARAGLQFEFINSIFEFSKCMNDLQLDDAEYALLITINLFSADRPNVHDHGMVERLQQPYVEALHSYTRIKRPDDHLMFPRMLMKLVCLRTLSSVHSEQVFALRLQDKQLPPLLSEIWDMQE from the exons atgttttcaaagaatatgactgaaaataaagtaaaatgctttaaagtttcgATATTCAACCAAGTGAAGTtttttcagt TAGCAGAGCAGCACGCTGAGAAGCGGAAGAAAGGTCCGGCCCCGAAGATGCTGGGTAATGAAGTGTGCAGCGTGTGCGGAGACAAAGCCTCTGGCTTCCATTACAATGTGCTGAGCTGCGAGGGCTGCAAGGGCTTCTTCAGGCGGAGTATCATCAAGAGTGCACAGTATTCCTGCAAGAATGGAGGCCAGTGCGAAATGGACTTGTACATGCGGAGGAAGTGCCAGGATTGTCGGCTCCGCAAATGTCGCCAGGCAGGAATGTTGGAGCGAT GTGTCCTGTCCGAAGAACAGATTCGACGGAAGAAGTTGAAGAAGTTGGAGGAAGTGGTGATGAAAGCAGTGAAGGTGACCCCTGGTTCCCTGTCTGGCTGGGATATTCCCAAACTCAACATAACACAGATTGAGATGATCAGAAGACTGGTCATGGCACAGCAACAGTGCAACAAACGTTCCTTCGGTGACCAGTTGAAAGTGACT CCATGGCCACAGAGCATTGATTCCCACAGTCGCGAAGTGAGGCAGCAGAGGTTTGCCCACTTTACAGAACTAGCAATCATCTCAGTCCAGGAGTTGGTTGACTTTTCAAAACATGTGCCAGGGTTCCTGGATCTCACCCGTGAAGATCAGATTGCTCTGCTCAAGACTTCCACTATTGAG aTAATGTTGCTGGAAACATCACGAAGGTATGACCCTCAGCTAGAGTGCATCACCTTTCTGGATTTTAGTTACAACCGTGAGGACTTTGCCAGGGCAG GTCTACAGTTTGAATTTATCAACTCCATCTTTGAGTTCTCTAAATGTATGAATGATCTACAACTGGATGATGCTGAATATGCTCTTCTAATTACCATCAACCTCTTCTCAGCAG ACCGCCCGAATGTTCATGACCACGGGATGGTGGAAAGGCTCCAGCAGCCTTATGTTGAGGCCCTTCACTCCTACACAAGGATAAAGAGACCAGAT GACCACTTGATGTTCCCACGAATGTTGATGAAACTGGTCTGCCTGCGGACTCTGAGCAGTGTCCATTCTGAACAAGTCTTCGCACTGCGGCTCCAGGATAAACAGTTGCCACCCCTCCTCTCAGAGATCTGGGACATGCAGGAATGA